A DNA window from Drosophila biarmipes strain raj3 chromosome 2R, RU_DBia_V1.1, whole genome shotgun sequence contains the following coding sequences:
- the LOC108022360 gene encoding probable G-protein coupled receptor Mth-like 3 yields MRILFASLAAVILLLMRETKAEISNCDFFGTVDISSGQKYPNGSYLYDGLLIPADLVGEYNFKLSSNGSKSKHMRGCVCRLKPCIRFCCPHNHKMKSSKCIGEMSIKELEAHNRFVNVTLNNGTVVKRHFREDLVVQSDLPLPCGDEKMHHADHTRPGHGFTLFENGTFFRAWDEAYLNKREYCVQHIEFKGDNIRITPHFCRLANEASKTGQTVVMILSLVCMLLTISVYLYVEKLQNLHGKCFMCYMVALFVAYLLLLLNLWEVWDKPSTSCTATGFLGYFFVMSAFLWLSVISFHLWITLASSPDLVDRLLPDRQFLAYNSYAWGLALAMTGVTFLADNVIKNRDWAPRTGTTQCWIYTADNAALLYFYGPMMLLIAFNIAMFILTALSITGVKKNVRKNKINSDKQVYTLYLRLFILMGLTWSFEIINFFVRRTKFWARILQVADYLNWSQGIIIFVLFILKPSTVKLLKNQMHPNNRYKASYTRSNEGRSTTSGSEEQNLNQS; encoded by the exons ATGCGCATACTTTTTGCATCGTTGGCCGCTGTTATTTTGCTGTTGATGCGAGAAACAAAAGCGGAGATTAGTAATTGCGACTTCTTCGGCACCGTGGATATCTCAAGTGGTCAAAAATATCCAAACGGTTCTTACTTATATGACGGCTTGCTGATTCCCGCCGACTTAGTGGGTGAATACAACTTCAAGCTTTCGTCTAATGGTTCCAAATCGAAGCACATGAGAGGATGTGTCTGTAGACTAAAGCCCTGCATCAGGTTTTGCTGCCCGCACAATCACAAAATGAAGAGCAGCAAATGCATTGGTGAAATGTCAATAAAGGAACTTGAAGCCCACAATCGTTTCGTGAACGTGACCCTAAACAACGGGACGGTGGTCAAAAGACACTTCAGAGAGGATCTAGTCGTCCAATCGGATCTGCCCCTGCCCTGCGGTGACGAAAAAATGCATCACGCAGATCATACAAGGCCCGGCCACGGCTTCACATTGTTTGAG AATGGAACCTTTTTTCGGGCCTGGGACGAGGCGTACTTAAACAAGCGGGAATACTGCGTACAGCACATTGAGTTCAAGGGTGATAATATTCGAATCACGCCCCACTTTTGCCGTCTTGCAAATGAAGCCTCGAAAACTGGGCAGACCGTTG TGATGATACTATCGTTGGTTTGTATGCTTCTTACGATCAGCGTGTACCTCTACGTGGAGAAGCTGCAGAACCTGCACGGAAAGTGCTTTATGTGCTACATGGTCGCCCTGTTCGTGGCTTACCTACTCCTGCTCCTGAACTTGTGGGAGGTGTGGGATAAGCCGTCGACGTCCTGCACTGCAACAG GGTTCCTGGGCTACTTTTTCGTCATGTCCGCCTTCCTCTGGCTCTCAGTCATCAGTTTTCACCTCTGGATCACGTTAGCCAGCTCCCCCGACTTGGTGGACCGGCTCCTGCCAGATCGCCAGTTCCTGGCCTACAACAGTTACGCATGGGGCCTGGCGCTGGCTATGACCGGGGTCACCTTTCTGGCTGATAATGTCATAAAGAACAGGGACTGGGCACCTCGCACGGGCACCACACAATGTTGGATTTATA CCGCCGACAATGCTGCCTTACTCTACTTCTACGGACCAATGATGCTGCTGATTGCCTTCAACATAGCCATGTTCATCCTGACGGCCCTAAGTATAACAGGAGTAAAGAAAAACGTCAGGAAGAATAAGATCAACTCGGACAAACAGGT GTACACACTTTATCTGCGGCTTTTCATTCTCATGGGTTTGACCTGGAGCTTCGAGATAATCAACTTTTTTGTGCGTCGGACGAAGTTTTGGGCTAGAATTCTTCAGGTGGCTGACTATCTAAACTGGTCCCAGGGTATCATCATATTCGTGCTGTTCATTTTGAAGCCAAGCACTGTAAAGCTCTTGAAGAATCA AATGCATCCAAACAACAGGTACAAAGCCAGCTACACGAGATCGAATGAAGGTCGAAGTACGACTAGCGGGAGTGAGGAGCAAAACTTAAATCAATCATAG